The following are from one region of the Arachis duranensis cultivar V14167 chromosome 10, aradu.V14167.gnm2.J7QH, whole genome shotgun sequence genome:
- the LOC107469266 gene encoding protein NRT1/ PTR FAMILY 5.1 isoform X2 — translation MEAKADADYTQDGTVDFRGQPAVPSRTGKWKACAFLVGYEAFERMAFYGVASNLVNYLTRELHEDTVSSVISVNNWSGSVWITPILGAYIADSYLGRFWTFTISSLIYVLGMSMLSIGVSLKRLKPSTQITFFYTALYTMAIGAGGTKPNISTFGADQFDDFNPNEKELKDSFFNWWMFTSFLGALIATLGLVYIQDNLGWGLGYGIPTVGLLISLLVFYAGTPMYRHKVSKTRSPATEIMSVPVAAFKNWSLQLPTHPSQLYENDSQYYLSTGKRQIHHTPTLRFLDKAAIRQESTSGSPRAPLTVTQVEGAKLIFGMVTIWLVTLIPSTIWAQINTLFVKQGTTLDRKLGSDFRIPAASLGSFVTLSMLLSVPMYDRFFVPFMRQRTGNPRGITLLQRLGIGFSMHIIAIAIAYAVEVKRMHVIKENNAIGPKDVVPMSIFWLLPQYVLIGIADVFHAVGLLEFFYDQSPENMQSLGTTFFTSGIGVGNFLNSFLVTMVDKITGKGESKSWIGDNLNDCHLDYYYGFLLVLSSVNLMVFLWASSRYIYKKESIMVKDGLCVEMEENPSMDASLGLQV, via the exons ATGGAAGCGAAAGCAGATGCAGATTATACACAAGATGGCACTGTTGACTTCCGCGGTCAACCTGCAGTTCCATCTAGAACTGGAAAATGGAAAGCCTGCGCCTTTCTTGTTG GGTATGAAGCATTTGAAAGAATGGCGTTCTACGGAGTAGCTTCAAACTTGGTTAACTACCTTACAAGAGAGCTCCATGAAGACACAGTTTCATCAGTGATCAGTGTGAATAACTGGTCAGGATCTGTTTGGATAACACCAATTCTTGGCGCATACATCGCTGATTCTTACTTGGGTCGCTTCTGGACTTTCACAATTTCTTCTCTCATTTATGTCCTC GGAATGAGTATGCTGAGCATAGGTGTGTCCCTGAAGAGGTTGAAGCCATCA ACCCAAATTACATTCTTCTACACAGCACTCTACACAATGGCAATCGGCGCCGGCGGCACCAAGCCCAACATCTCCACCTTCGGCGCCGACCAATTCGACGACTTCAATCCCAACGAGAAAGAACTGAAAGACTCCTTCTTCAATTGGTGGATGTTCACCTCATTCCTTGGCGCCCTAATTGCTACCCTAGGCCTTGTTTACATTCAAGACAACTTAGGCTGGGGATTGGGCTACGGTATTCCTACGGTAGGTCTACTCATTTCGCTCCTCGTATTCTACGCCGGCACCCCCATGTATCGCCACAAGGTTAGCAAGACCCGCAGTCCCGCCACGGAAATCATGAGTGTTCCCGTTGCTGCTTTTAAGAACTGGAGCCTTCAATTACCCACTCACCCTTCACAACTTTATGAAAATGACTCTCAATATTATCTTAGTACTGGCAAACGTCAAATTCATCACACTCCAACTTTGAG GTTTTTGGACAAGGCTGCAATTAGACAAGAGAGTACTAGTGGTTCCCCAAGAGCACCATTAACAGTAACACAAGTTGAAGGAGCAAAACTCATATTTGGAATGGTCACTATATGGCTGGTAACATTGATTCCCAGCACCATTTGGGCACAAATCAACACCCTCTTTGTGAAACAAGGCACCACATTAGACCGAAAACTCGGCTCCGATTTCAGAATCCCAGCAGCATCTCTTGGAAGCTTTGTCACACTCTCTATGCTTCTCTCAGTGCCAATGTACGACCGGTTCTTCGTCCCCTTCATGCGCCAGAGAACCGGCAACCCCAGAGGGATCACATTGCTCCAGAGACTTGGAATTGGGTTCTCAATGCACATCATAGCCATTGCAATAGCTTATGCAGTGGAAGTTAAGAGAATGCATGTTATAAAGGAAAACAATGCAATTGGTCCTAAAGATGTTGTTCCTATGAGCATATTCTGGCTATTGCCACAATATGTTCTTATTGGTATAGCTGATGTGTTTCATGCAGTTGGATTATTGGAATTCTTCTATGATCAGTCCCCTGAAAACATGCAGAGTCTGGGCACAACTTTTTTTACTAGTGGAATTGGTGTTGGGAACTTCTTGAACAGCTTTTTGGTGACTATGGTTGACAAGATCACAGGGAAGGGTGAGAGTAAGAGTTGGATTGGTGATAATTTGAACGATTGTCACTTGGATTACTACTATGGATTCCTGTTGGTGTTGTCAAGTGTGAATTTGATGGTGTTTCTTTGGGCTTCAAGCAGGTACATTTACAAGAAGGAGTCTATAATGGTCAAAGATGGACTTTGTGTTGAAATGGAGGAAAATCCTTCTATGGATGCATCTCTTGGATTACAAGTATGA
- the LOC107469266 gene encoding protein NRT1/ PTR FAMILY 5.1 isoform X1, which translates to MEAKADADYTQDGTVDFRGQPAVPSRTGKWKACAFLVGYEAFERMAFYGVASNLVNYLTRELHEDTVSSVISVNNWSGSVWITPILGAYIADSYLGRFWTFTISSLIYVLGMSMLSIGVSLKRLKPSCSNGICSKASSTQITFFYTALYTMAIGAGGTKPNISTFGADQFDDFNPNEKELKDSFFNWWMFTSFLGALIATLGLVYIQDNLGWGLGYGIPTVGLLISLLVFYAGTPMYRHKVSKTRSPATEIMSVPVAAFKNWSLQLPTHPSQLYENDSQYYLSTGKRQIHHTPTLRFLDKAAIRQESTSGSPRAPLTVTQVEGAKLIFGMVTIWLVTLIPSTIWAQINTLFVKQGTTLDRKLGSDFRIPAASLGSFVTLSMLLSVPMYDRFFVPFMRQRTGNPRGITLLQRLGIGFSMHIIAIAIAYAVEVKRMHVIKENNAIGPKDVVPMSIFWLLPQYVLIGIADVFHAVGLLEFFYDQSPENMQSLGTTFFTSGIGVGNFLNSFLVTMVDKITGKGESKSWIGDNLNDCHLDYYYGFLLVLSSVNLMVFLWASSRYIYKKESIMVKDGLCVEMEENPSMDASLGLQV; encoded by the exons ATGGAAGCGAAAGCAGATGCAGATTATACACAAGATGGCACTGTTGACTTCCGCGGTCAACCTGCAGTTCCATCTAGAACTGGAAAATGGAAAGCCTGCGCCTTTCTTGTTG GGTATGAAGCATTTGAAAGAATGGCGTTCTACGGAGTAGCTTCAAACTTGGTTAACTACCTTACAAGAGAGCTCCATGAAGACACAGTTTCATCAGTGATCAGTGTGAATAACTGGTCAGGATCTGTTTGGATAACACCAATTCTTGGCGCATACATCGCTGATTCTTACTTGGGTCGCTTCTGGACTTTCACAATTTCTTCTCTCATTTATGTCCTC GGAATGAGTATGCTGAGCATAGGTGTGTCCCTGAAGAGGTTGAAGCCATCATGCAGCAATGGGATATGCAGCAAGGCCTCCTCAACCCAAATTACATTCTTCTACACAGCACTCTACACAATGGCAATCGGCGCCGGCGGCACCAAGCCCAACATCTCCACCTTCGGCGCCGACCAATTCGACGACTTCAATCCCAACGAGAAAGAACTGAAAGACTCCTTCTTCAATTGGTGGATGTTCACCTCATTCCTTGGCGCCCTAATTGCTACCCTAGGCCTTGTTTACATTCAAGACAACTTAGGCTGGGGATTGGGCTACGGTATTCCTACGGTAGGTCTACTCATTTCGCTCCTCGTATTCTACGCCGGCACCCCCATGTATCGCCACAAGGTTAGCAAGACCCGCAGTCCCGCCACGGAAATCATGAGTGTTCCCGTTGCTGCTTTTAAGAACTGGAGCCTTCAATTACCCACTCACCCTTCACAACTTTATGAAAATGACTCTCAATATTATCTTAGTACTGGCAAACGTCAAATTCATCACACTCCAACTTTGAG GTTTTTGGACAAGGCTGCAATTAGACAAGAGAGTACTAGTGGTTCCCCAAGAGCACCATTAACAGTAACACAAGTTGAAGGAGCAAAACTCATATTTGGAATGGTCACTATATGGCTGGTAACATTGATTCCCAGCACCATTTGGGCACAAATCAACACCCTCTTTGTGAAACAAGGCACCACATTAGACCGAAAACTCGGCTCCGATTTCAGAATCCCAGCAGCATCTCTTGGAAGCTTTGTCACACTCTCTATGCTTCTCTCAGTGCCAATGTACGACCGGTTCTTCGTCCCCTTCATGCGCCAGAGAACCGGCAACCCCAGAGGGATCACATTGCTCCAGAGACTTGGAATTGGGTTCTCAATGCACATCATAGCCATTGCAATAGCTTATGCAGTGGAAGTTAAGAGAATGCATGTTATAAAGGAAAACAATGCAATTGGTCCTAAAGATGTTGTTCCTATGAGCATATTCTGGCTATTGCCACAATATGTTCTTATTGGTATAGCTGATGTGTTTCATGCAGTTGGATTATTGGAATTCTTCTATGATCAGTCCCCTGAAAACATGCAGAGTCTGGGCACAACTTTTTTTACTAGTGGAATTGGTGTTGGGAACTTCTTGAACAGCTTTTTGGTGACTATGGTTGACAAGATCACAGGGAAGGGTGAGAGTAAGAGTTGGATTGGTGATAATTTGAACGATTGTCACTTGGATTACTACTATGGATTCCTGTTGGTGTTGTCAAGTGTGAATTTGATGGTGTTTCTTTGGGCTTCAAGCAGGTACATTTACAAGAAGGAGTCTATAATGGTCAAAGATGGACTTTGTGTTGAAATGGAGGAAAATCCTTCTATGGATGCATCTCTTGGATTACAAGTATGA